A stretch of Heptranchias perlo isolate sHepPer1 chromosome 1, sHepPer1.hap1, whole genome shotgun sequence DNA encodes these proteins:
- the LOC137328074 gene encoding uncharacterized protein — protein sequence MRRCGPSAAAELYSITICNFMTRHIPHSTIINKPGDQPRLNEECRRACQEQHQAYLKMRCQPGEATTQDYMYAKQWKQHAIDRAKRFHNQRIRSKLCNLATSSREWWWTIKQLTGEGDFVNIPILNNGRVQHVSAKAKAEGFATIFSRKCRVDDPSRPPPKIPTIAEASLQPIRLTPRDIKKRLSALDTAKAMGPDNIPAVVLKTCAPEPTAPLAKLKLMEGVIDSAIKRHLLTNNLLTDAQFGFRQDHSAPDLIAALVQTWTKELNSRGEVRVTALTSRQHLTECGTKEP from the coding sequence atgaggcgctgtgggccatcagcagcagcagaattgtattccatcacaatctgtaacttcatgacccgacatatccctcactctaccattatcaacaagccaggcgatcaaccccggctcaatgaagagtgtagaagagcatgccaggagcagcaccaggcgtacctaaaaatgaggtgccaacctggtgaagctacaacacaggactacatgtatgctaaacagtggaagcaacatgctatagacagagctaagcgattccacaaccaacggatcagatcaaagctctgcaatcttgccacatccagtcgtgaatggtggtggacaattaaacaactaacaggagaaggagacttcgtgaacatccccatcctcaataatggcagagtccagcatgtgagtgcaaaagccaaggctgaagggtttgcaaccatcttcagccggaagtgccgagtggatgatccatctcggcctcctcccaagatccccaccatcgcagaagctagtcttcagccaattcgattaactccacgtgatatcaagaaacggctgagtgcattggatacagcaaaggctatgggccccgacaacatcccggctgtagtgctgaagacttgtgctccagaaccaaccgcacctctagccaagctcaaattgatggaaggtgtcatcgacagtgctatcaagcggcacttactcaccaataacctgctcaccgatgctcagtttgggttccgccaggaccactcagctccagacctcattgcagccttggtccaaacatggacaaaagagctgaattccagaggtgaggtgagagtgacggccttgacatcaaggcagcatttgaccgagtgtggcaccaaggagccctag